Proteins from one Mycobacterium sp. EPa45 genomic window:
- a CDS encoding ATP-binding protein translates to MAEQFHLSRLQVINWGVFDGYHDIPFSDGGALIAGASGSGKSSLLDAISLGFLPFNRRNFNASGDNTAAGSSAGRRTVDKYVRGAWGQRSDGGSSKVMYLRGEGTAWSAIAVSYRSNTGRTVTGLVLKWLTGESRSDSSSRFVLADGDRDIEDVCNRWAAGRFDSGVFKDDEWRFSTKVESQYLAQLYATIGIRASDAAQQLLGKAKSLKSVGGLEQFVREFMLDEPSSLTRLPDALRQIDPLVEARELLAVAQKKRKILGDIEKIQQRYASESSDLGIIDLVDQPMVRAYTDHVRLAQCGPQIESMDATIDQLGNEYEDVTRQLNLAKAEGDSLNAQISGSSASLGPLQSQLAGAEAQAEQVSRRRAAYEAMLAAQDIDVPDSADEFWNLREELATEVTELLAKLDRGREASTDAEYAQKAARIARDDAAKELKRVEHVGSALPEFAITMREHICAAVGVDPGELPYIAELMDLRPDQSRWRVAVEKVLRGVGLRLLVPDDRYSAVLRFVNETNMGGRLQLHHVRASLVGAVPADAEPNTLGGKLFVVDPTHPCAAEAADVIAAAGDHLCVDTPDVFSRFRRAVTDTGLYKDSERLAVKDDRRPLKQSDYIYQGDVRAKIDALTVDLACAEETYQQARRKADEIAAQRQQWRDRAAACKAICEQFPQWNQVDIDTADGHADRLREQFELLLADNPDIEALTARADECWEEIQTLMTRRGAIQTRRDDLDSRRTQLLELQDRLTPAFVSEPLTELLNRYAAAIPVALEVLNPEPHREAVFNTIRREREQLRESRRRSYDELARILNTFDTAFPDAIPNDSEVFDERVHDYVALCRHIDERELPDAYERMMRLVTEQAPDAILTLHRVAEQEARRISEQIDRVNTGLGAVEFNSGTRLTLRATPRSLTAVAELTEIVRAISRRIAEVGLGDKQAILDQYADILRLRNRLASTAPEDKAWTRDALDVRNRFTFDCAEWDVRTEELIRTHSNAGDNSGGEQEKLMAFCLAGALSFNLASPESSDNKPVFAQLMLDEAFSKSDPQFAQQALQAFRKFGFQLVIVATVQNATTIQPYIDSVIMVSKTEATSRSARPVATVVSKTISDFTTLRAEMRSSAARERVPAGV, encoded by the coding sequence ATGGCTGAACAGTTCCACCTGTCGCGGCTGCAGGTCATCAACTGGGGCGTGTTCGACGGCTACCACGACATCCCGTTCAGCGACGGCGGCGCCCTGATCGCCGGTGCGTCCGGAAGCGGGAAGTCCTCACTACTGGACGCTATTTCGCTCGGCTTCCTGCCGTTCAACCGCCGCAACTTCAACGCCTCGGGCGACAACACCGCTGCCGGGTCCAGCGCGGGGCGCCGCACCGTCGACAAGTACGTGCGCGGGGCTTGGGGCCAGCGCAGCGACGGCGGCTCGAGCAAGGTGATGTACCTGCGCGGCGAGGGCACGGCCTGGTCGGCCATCGCCGTCAGCTACCGCAGCAACACGGGCCGCACGGTTACCGGCCTGGTGCTGAAATGGCTGACCGGTGAGTCGCGTTCGGACTCGTCGAGCCGGTTCGTGCTGGCCGACGGCGACCGCGACATCGAGGACGTCTGCAACCGCTGGGCGGCCGGACGTTTCGACTCCGGGGTGTTCAAGGACGACGAGTGGCGGTTCTCCACCAAGGTGGAGTCGCAGTACCTCGCCCAGCTGTATGCCACCATCGGCATCCGTGCCTCCGACGCCGCTCAGCAGCTGCTCGGTAAGGCCAAGTCGCTGAAAAGCGTTGGTGGGCTTGAGCAGTTCGTGCGCGAGTTCATGCTGGACGAGCCGAGCAGCCTGACCCGGCTGCCCGATGCGCTCAGGCAGATCGACCCGCTCGTGGAAGCACGTGAGCTGCTGGCCGTCGCGCAGAAGAAGCGCAAGATCCTCGGCGATATCGAGAAGATCCAGCAGCGCTACGCCTCGGAGTCCTCCGACCTGGGCATCATCGATCTGGTGGACCAACCCATGGTCCGCGCTTACACCGACCACGTCCGGCTCGCGCAGTGCGGGCCGCAGATCGAGTCGATGGACGCCACCATCGACCAGCTCGGAAACGAGTATGAGGACGTCACCCGGCAGCTGAATCTGGCCAAGGCCGAAGGTGATTCGCTCAACGCGCAGATCAGCGGCTCCAGCGCGAGCCTGGGACCCCTGCAGTCGCAACTGGCCGGCGCCGAGGCGCAGGCCGAGCAGGTCTCGCGGCGCCGCGCCGCTTACGAGGCGATGCTGGCCGCGCAGGACATCGATGTTCCCGACAGCGCCGACGAGTTCTGGAATCTGCGTGAGGAACTCGCGACCGAGGTCACCGAATTGCTGGCCAAACTCGACCGGGGCCGCGAGGCGTCCACCGATGCCGAGTACGCGCAGAAGGCGGCCCGAATCGCCCGTGACGACGCGGCCAAGGAGCTCAAGCGCGTCGAGCACGTCGGGTCGGCGCTGCCCGAGTTCGCGATCACCATGCGTGAACACATCTGCGCCGCAGTCGGTGTCGACCCCGGTGAACTGCCCTACATCGCGGAGTTGATGGACCTGCGTCCCGACCAGAGCCGCTGGCGGGTGGCTGTGGAGAAGGTGCTGCGCGGGGTTGGCCTGCGGCTGCTGGTGCCCGACGACCGGTATTCGGCGGTGCTGCGCTTCGTCAACGAGACCAATATGGGCGGACGGCTGCAGTTGCATCATGTGCGTGCCTCGCTCGTCGGTGCGGTCCCGGCCGATGCCGAGCCGAACACATTGGGCGGCAAGCTGTTCGTCGTCGACCCGACTCATCCATGCGCGGCCGAGGCCGCCGATGTCATTGCCGCCGCGGGCGACCACCTCTGCGTCGACACCCCGGATGTGTTCTCCCGGTTCCGGCGCGCCGTGACTGACACGGGTCTGTACAAGGACTCCGAGCGGCTGGCCGTCAAGGACGACCGGCGCCCGCTCAAGCAGTCCGACTACATCTACCAGGGTGACGTGCGGGCCAAGATCGACGCCCTGACCGTCGACCTCGCCTGCGCTGAAGAGACCTACCAGCAAGCGCGCCGCAAGGCTGACGAGATCGCCGCGCAGCGTCAGCAATGGCGTGATCGGGCCGCGGCCTGCAAGGCGATCTGCGAACAGTTCCCGCAGTGGAACCAGGTCGACATCGACACCGCCGATGGGCACGCCGACCGGTTGCGCGAGCAGTTCGAGCTGCTGCTGGCCGACAACCCCGACATCGAGGCACTGACCGCGCGGGCCGACGAGTGCTGGGAGGAGATCCAGACGCTGATGACGCGGCGCGGGGCTATCCAAACCCGCCGCGACGATCTCGACAGCCGGCGCACCCAGCTGCTTGAACTTCAGGACCGGCTGACACCCGCGTTCGTCTCTGAGCCGCTGACCGAGCTGCTGAACCGCTACGCCGCCGCGATCCCGGTGGCGCTGGAAGTGCTCAACCCCGAGCCGCACCGCGAGGCAGTGTTCAACACGATCCGCCGGGAACGTGAGCAGCTGCGCGAAAGTCGAAGGCGCTCATACGATGAGCTGGCTCGCATCCTGAACACGTTCGATACGGCGTTCCCCGATGCGATTCCGAACGACAGCGAAGTGTTCGACGAGCGGGTGCACGACTACGTGGCGCTGTGTCGGCACATCGACGAACGGGAACTGCCCGACGCCTACGAACGGATGATGCGGCTGGTCACCGAGCAGGCACCCGACGCGATCCTCACGTTGCACCGAGTGGCCGAGCAGGAGGCGCGGCGGATCAGCGAGCAGATCGACCGGGTCAACACCGGCCTGGGTGCGGTCGAGTTCAACAGCGGCACCCGGCTGACGCTGCGGGCGACGCCGCGCAGCCTGACCGCGGTGGCCGAGCTGACCGAGATCGTGCGGGCGATCTCGCGGCGCATCGCCGAGGTCGGCCTTGGCGACAAGCAGGCGATCCTGGACCAATACGCCGACATCCTGCGGCTGCGCAACCGGTTGGCGTCGACGGCACCGGAGGACAAGGCGTGGACGCGCGACGCATTGGACGTCCGCAACCGGTTCACGTTCGACTGCGCCGAGTGGGATGTCCGGACCGAGGAGCTGATCCGTACGCACAGCAATGCCGGCGACAACTCCGGTGGCGAGCAGGAGAAGCTGATGGCGTTCTGTCTTGCCGGTGCGTTGAGCTTCAACCTGGCGAGCCCCGAGAGTTCGGACAACAAGCCGGTTTTCGCGCAGCTGATGCTTGACGAGGCGTTCTCGAAGTCCGATCCGCAGTTCGCGCAGCAGGCGCTGCAGGCGTTCCGCAAGTTCGGGTTTCAGCTCGTCATCGTGGCCACGGTGCAGAACGCCACCACGATTCAGCCCTACATCGACAGCGTGATCATGGTGTCCAAGACCGAGGCCACCAGCCGCAGTGCGCGGCCGGTCGCCACGGTGGTGTCGAAGACGATCTCCGACTTCACGACGTTGCGCGCCGAGATGCGGAGTTCCGCAGCGCGGGAACGGGTGCCGGCCGGGGTTTAG
- a CDS encoding PE-PPE domain-containing protein gives MRRASLSVAATMIALCIVVIVASTPVTPVLIASAATALFMGGTGHPLSIPQDTSEYIANYVGSANSLYVAPSGLCSGGNPGCAQLAVYTPEEFPLATGLQAMPFDESVAIGLDNLNACLRGQPCTVTEPPFTTTGSQTLTDTSYVVYGYSQSATIAAKEKYDLIAHPPVGATVSFVLTSNPNRPNGGILERFVGAYLPIFGVTFDGAMTTNSPQPTPLTTVDVARQYDPVSDFPTNPLNLLADLNVALGYLYFHPETAYFAADTVALQGQYQDTTYYLIPAKTLPLLMPLEKIPVIGPPIAATLDPPIRVLVEAGYDRTINPGQPTPAKYLYSPNLIKTAIDFVTAIPTGWDNGIAMVTGDPANRPFHTTPQGAYGVGGPPVYAGAVDPYGAPTPYTPAVPHQVVSATTSRTPPWAGAHVGKVGHRSNRKPSVLRAEPTVAATDGAKPRPAPVPALRNSASRRATS, from the coding sequence ATGCGGAGGGCGAGCCTATCGGTCGCTGCCACGATGATTGCGCTGTGCATCGTCGTGATCGTGGCATCGACACCGGTGACCCCGGTGCTCATCGCTTCCGCCGCTACGGCGCTGTTCATGGGTGGTACCGGCCACCCGCTGAGCATTCCTCAAGACACATCCGAGTACATCGCAAACTACGTGGGCAGCGCGAACAGCCTGTACGTGGCGCCGTCGGGATTGTGTTCCGGGGGTAACCCTGGTTGTGCCCAACTGGCGGTGTACACCCCCGAAGAGTTCCCCCTCGCGACCGGCCTGCAGGCCATGCCGTTCGATGAGTCTGTCGCAATCGGGCTGGACAATCTCAACGCATGCCTACGCGGGCAGCCTTGCACCGTCACCGAACCTCCCTTCACCACAACGGGATCGCAGACTCTGACCGACACTTCCTATGTGGTGTACGGGTATTCGCAGAGTGCGACCATCGCCGCGAAAGAGAAATACGATTTGATTGCGCATCCGCCGGTCGGCGCGACAGTGAGTTTCGTTCTCACGTCGAATCCGAACCGGCCCAACGGGGGCATCCTCGAGCGTTTCGTCGGCGCCTATCTACCGATCTTCGGCGTGACTTTCGACGGCGCGATGACCACCAATTCGCCGCAGCCCACGCCGCTGACAACCGTCGACGTTGCGCGCCAATACGACCCGGTATCGGACTTTCCAACCAACCCGCTCAACCTGTTGGCCGACCTCAACGTGGCCCTTGGCTACCTCTACTTCCATCCCGAAACCGCCTACTTCGCGGCGGACACCGTTGCACTGCAGGGCCAGTATCAAGACACCACCTACTATCTGATCCCGGCCAAGACGCTGCCTCTGCTGATGCCATTGGAGAAGATCCCGGTCATCGGGCCGCCGATTGCGGCGACGCTCGATCCGCCGATACGAGTCCTGGTGGAGGCGGGCTACGACCGCACCATCAATCCCGGACAACCGACGCCGGCCAAATACCTGTACAGCCCGAACCTCATCAAGACGGCCATTGATTTCGTCACAGCCATCCCAACCGGTTGGGACAACGGCATCGCCATGGTCACGGGTGATCCGGCGAATCGGCCGTTTCACACCACACCCCAGGGCGCATACGGCGTCGGGGGACCACCGGTGTATGCCGGTGCCGTTGATCCCTACGGTGCGCCGACGCCGTACACCCCGGCGGTGCCGCATCAGGTGGTCTCGGCCACGACCAGCCGGACGCCACCATGGGCAGGTGCGCATGTGGGCAAGGTGGGTCACCGGTCGAATCGCAAGCCGTCGGTCCTGCGCGCAGAGCCGACCGTCGCAGCAACTGATGGAGCTAAACCCCGGCCGGCACCCGTTCCCGCGCTGCGGAACTCCGCATCTCGGCGCGCAACGTCGTGA
- a CDS encoding LLM class flavin-dependent oxidoreductase: MTVKLHWFLPTYGDSRNIVGGGHGTPAGAAGGDREASIDYLASIVRSAEQFGFTGALIPTGAWCEDAFITAALLARETTSLAFLVAFRPGLVSPTLSAQMAATFSRHAPGRILLNVVVGGEAHEQRAFGDHLDKDARYQRCDEFLEVVRRLWAGETVTYKGEYIDVEEANLAIPPNPVPPLYFGGSSQAAGPVAARHSDVYLTWGEPPAAVQQKVEWIRAEAEKQGRTVRFGIRLHTISRDDSATAWEQADRLVAALDEETVRTAQEGLARSQSEGQRRMLALHEANRANGTWSDARTLEIAPNLWSGVGLVRGGAGTALVGSHTEVADRIAEYAEIGIDEFIFSGYPHLEELYWFGEGVVPILRERGLFNAGAAEAPSVSIPFVGASR; this comes from the coding sequence ATGACGGTGAAGCTGCATTGGTTTCTGCCGACCTACGGCGACAGCCGGAACATCGTGGGCGGAGGTCACGGCACGCCCGCGGGTGCCGCCGGGGGCGATCGAGAGGCCTCCATCGACTATCTGGCCTCGATCGTGCGGTCTGCCGAACAATTCGGCTTCACGGGTGCACTGATCCCGACCGGCGCATGGTGCGAAGACGCGTTCATCACCGCCGCCCTTCTGGCGCGGGAAACGACGTCGCTGGCCTTCCTGGTGGCGTTCCGTCCGGGATTGGTGAGCCCGACGCTGTCGGCTCAGATGGCGGCGACGTTCTCCCGGCACGCGCCGGGTCGCATCCTGCTCAATGTCGTGGTCGGTGGGGAGGCGCACGAGCAGCGCGCCTTCGGTGATCATCTCGACAAGGATGCGCGCTATCAGCGCTGCGACGAATTCCTCGAGGTGGTGCGCCGACTCTGGGCCGGCGAGACCGTCACCTATAAAGGCGAGTACATCGACGTCGAGGAAGCCAATCTGGCGATACCGCCGAACCCGGTGCCGCCGTTGTACTTCGGCGGTAGCTCGCAGGCCGCGGGTCCGGTCGCAGCACGCCATTCCGATGTGTACCTGACGTGGGGCGAACCGCCGGCTGCGGTCCAGCAGAAGGTGGAGTGGATCCGCGCGGAAGCCGAGAAGCAAGGTCGCACAGTGCGCTTCGGGATCCGGCTGCACACGATCTCCCGCGACGACTCAGCCACGGCGTGGGAGCAGGCCGACCGGCTCGTGGCGGCGCTCGATGAAGAGACCGTCCGCACGGCCCAGGAAGGCTTGGCGCGCAGCCAGTCCGAAGGACAGCGACGGATGCTGGCACTGCACGAGGCCAACCGCGCCAACGGCACCTGGAGCGACGCGCGCACCCTCGAGATCGCTCCGAACCTGTGGTCGGGAGTGGGCTTGGTGCGCGGCGGCGCGGGGACCGCGTTGGTCGGCAGCCACACCGAGGTGGCCGACCGGATCGCGGAGTACGCCGAGATCGGAATCGATGAGTTCATCTTCTCCGGCTATCCGCACCTGGAAGAACTGTATTGGTTCGGCGAAGGCGTGGTGCCGATCCTGCGTGAGCGCGGGCTGTTCAATGCCGGCGCTGCCGAAGCGCCCAGTGTGTCCATCCCGTTCGTCGGTGCATCCCGCTGA
- a CDS encoding general stress protein CsbD: MGDSGPEEAVKGVVEDVKGKAKEVIGIVTDKDDLREEGRAQQDKAEAARDAAKKEAEADAARAAEKAAEARQKAAE, encoded by the coding sequence GTGGGCGATAGCGGACCCGAAGAGGCCGTCAAAGGCGTCGTCGAAGACGTCAAGGGCAAGGCCAAGGAAGTCATTGGCATCGTCACCGACAAGGACGATCTGCGCGAAGAAGGCCGTGCTCAGCAGGACAAGGCCGAGGCCGCACGCGATGCAGCCAAGAAAGAGGCCGAGGCCGACGCTGCGCGCGCTGCCGAAAAGGCGGCCGAGGCACGCCAGAAGGCCGCCGAGTAG
- a CDS encoding zinc-binding dehydrogenase, with protein MAAGLLEKALELRSLVTSAGELKLSLHEVDVPTPRDNEVLVRIEASPINPSDLGLLVAGADMAKATVSGTPDRPVVTAPIETPRAFAARLDQSLPVGNEGAGTVVAAGSSDAAQHLLGKTVGIAGGAMYSQYRAVDARACLVLPDGATARDGASSFVNPLTALGMTETMRREGHSALVHTAAASNLGQMLVKLCQKDGIPLVNIVRKPEQEELLKSLGAEHVLNSTSPSFETDLVKALTATKATLAFDAIGGGTLAGQILNAMEEAVSATAAEYSRYGSGVHKQVYVYGALDTSPTVLTRNFGMAWGIGGWLLTPFLATAGAETIGRLRARVAAELTTTFASNYTREVSLAGMLQPEAFKEYVKRATGEKFLVTPQVVA; from the coding sequence ATGGCCGCAGGTCTGCTTGAGAAAGCGCTCGAGCTGCGATCGCTCGTCACCTCTGCCGGCGAACTGAAGCTCTCGCTGCACGAGGTCGACGTCCCCACACCGCGAGACAACGAGGTGCTGGTACGGATCGAGGCCTCGCCGATCAACCCCTCTGACCTCGGCCTTCTGGTGGCCGGCGCCGATATGGCCAAGGCGACCGTCAGCGGCACCCCGGATCGTCCCGTCGTCACCGCCCCTATCGAAACGCCAAGAGCGTTCGCCGCACGGCTCGACCAGTCCCTCCCTGTCGGCAATGAGGGTGCGGGCACCGTCGTCGCCGCCGGATCATCCGACGCGGCACAACATCTCCTCGGCAAAACCGTAGGCATCGCCGGCGGTGCGATGTACTCGCAATACCGCGCAGTCGATGCACGAGCCTGTCTCGTCCTTCCCGACGGCGCCACCGCGCGCGACGGAGCTTCGTCGTTCGTCAACCCGTTGACCGCGCTCGGCATGACGGAAACCATGCGCCGCGAAGGACATTCGGCCCTTGTGCACACCGCCGCCGCATCCAACCTCGGGCAGATGCTGGTCAAGCTCTGCCAGAAAGACGGTATCCCGCTGGTCAACATCGTCCGCAAGCCCGAGCAAGAGGAACTGCTGAAGTCCCTCGGCGCCGAACACGTCCTGAACTCCACGTCGCCGTCCTTCGAGACCGATCTGGTCAAGGCGCTTACAGCGACCAAGGCGACGCTTGCGTTCGACGCCATCGGTGGCGGAACCCTGGCCGGCCAGATCCTCAATGCCATGGAAGAGGCGGTCAGTGCCACTGCGGCGGAGTACTCCCGCTACGGGTCGGGCGTCCACAAGCAGGTGTATGTCTACGGCGCGCTCGACACCAGCCCGACGGTCCTCACCAGGAATTTCGGTATGGCGTGGGGGATCGGCGGATGGTTACTGACGCCATTTCTGGCGACTGCGGGCGCCGAGACCATCGGTCGTCTCCGAGCCCGTGTGGCTGCCGAGCTCACGACGACCTTCGCCAGCAATTACACCCGCGAGGTGTCCCTGGCCGGCATGCTCCAACCGGAGGCGTTCAAGGAATACGTGAAGCGGGCAACGGGGGAGAAGTTCCTCGTCACACCGCAGGTCGTCGCTTAG
- a CDS encoding low specificity L-threonine aldolase, with protein sequence MGGVPAVSSAFASDNAAPAHPTAVEAILAANAGTTTSYGGDPITRRAAERVRETFDSPNAEVLFAFTGTGANIIALASAVRPFHEILCSDIAHSLLDEAGGPTLVSGASLLALPSDDGLIDPTLLDRRITRRSDVHHSQPRIVTITQSTENGRLWQPEAITEFIDHAHELDLLVHVDGSRVANAIAALDVPPALAVGDADIVTIGGTKNGMLFGDAILVRRPEHFTGIEFVQKQIGHLASKHRYVSAQFDAMLTDGVWLEAAAHANAMAKRLSAGVTNLGLHLSSPTEANEVFIDLPAETLAAVRERFAVHAPDPHKPPVRFVCSWATTDDDVDAALTTLAQAKTV encoded by the coding sequence ATGGGTGGGGTGCCCGCCGTATCCAGCGCTTTTGCCTCCGACAACGCCGCTCCCGCACACCCCACCGCTGTCGAGGCGATCCTCGCGGCCAACGCCGGAACCACCACGTCCTATGGGGGCGACCCCATCACCCGACGCGCCGCCGAGCGTGTCCGAGAAACCTTCGACTCCCCCAACGCAGAGGTACTGTTCGCGTTCACCGGGACGGGAGCCAACATCATCGCGCTGGCCTCGGCAGTGCGGCCGTTCCACGAGATCCTCTGCAGCGACATCGCGCATTCGCTGCTCGACGAGGCCGGCGGCCCCACTCTGGTTTCGGGCGCGAGCCTGCTCGCACTCCCCAGCGATGACGGCCTCATCGACCCGACGCTCCTCGACCGCCGCATCACCCGCCGAAGCGACGTGCACCACTCCCAGCCGCGCATCGTCACCATCACCCAGTCCACCGAGAACGGACGGCTCTGGCAGCCCGAGGCGATCACCGAGTTCATCGACCACGCCCACGAACTCGACCTGCTGGTACACGTCGACGGCTCTCGTGTCGCCAATGCGATTGCCGCCCTGGATGTTCCACCCGCGCTCGCCGTCGGCGACGCCGACATCGTCACGATCGGCGGCACCAAGAACGGGATGCTGTTCGGTGACGCGATCCTGGTGCGGCGTCCCGAACACTTCACCGGCATCGAGTTCGTCCAGAAACAGATCGGCCACTTGGCCAGCAAACACCGTTATGTCTCAGCGCAATTCGACGCCATGCTCACCGACGGCGTCTGGCTCGAGGCGGCAGCCCACGCTAACGCCATGGCGAAGAGGCTCAGCGCCGGGGTCACGAATCTCGGCCTGCACTTGAGCTCCCCCACCGAAGCCAACGAGGTGTTCATCGACCTTCCCGCCGAGACGCTGGCCGCCGTTCGTGAACGGTTCGCGGTCCACGCACCCGACCCACACAAGCCACCGGTCCGGTTCGTCTGCTCGTGGGCGACCACCGACGACGACGTCGACGCCGCCCTGACCACACTCGCTCAGGCGAAGACGGTCTGA
- a CDS encoding carboxymuconolactone decarboxylase family protein, with the protein MSDDLDAVLTQLVVQSPADQQRLVGLIRTTCGETLSLTPLPAQTLVRAPESDAEKVVAEFAEQFSVDVSAINDRQRESLTTALGAGSFGAVIQMFFADFLPRVRNGLELLGLPVHWVPDHPVWDPGIDAADLLFNQLLPGVARLRSLDPVTTEVVRLRGAVAHNCRLCKSLRESTALDAGGSESMYDDIEHFESSELLSDAHKAALRYADALIWSPGRISPAVASGVREHFSREQARELTLDVMRNASNKIAVSLKADAARVEEGTERYLIDADGQTVFA; encoded by the coding sequence ATGAGTGACGATCTCGACGCCGTCCTGACTCAGCTGGTGGTGCAGTCGCCGGCCGACCAGCAGCGGCTGGTTGGTTTGATTCGCACCACGTGTGGTGAAACGCTGTCGCTGACGCCGCTGCCTGCACAGACGCTGGTTCGCGCGCCGGAGTCGGACGCCGAGAAGGTGGTGGCCGAGTTCGCCGAGCAGTTCAGCGTCGACGTGTCGGCGATCAACGATCGCCAGCGGGAGTCGCTGACCACCGCGCTGGGCGCGGGAAGCTTCGGAGCCGTCATTCAGATGTTTTTTGCCGACTTCCTGCCGCGGGTGCGCAATGGCCTGGAGCTGTTGGGCTTGCCGGTGCACTGGGTCCCCGACCACCCGGTGTGGGACCCAGGAATCGACGCTGCCGACCTGTTGTTCAACCAGCTGCTGCCGGGGGTGGCGCGGCTGCGGTCACTGGACCCGGTGACCACGGAAGTGGTGCGGCTGCGCGGGGCCGTCGCGCACAACTGCCGGTTGTGCAAGTCGCTGCGGGAGAGCACGGCCCTGGACGCAGGCGGTAGCGAGTCGATGTACGACGACATCGAGCATTTCGAGTCCTCCGAGTTGCTCAGCGATGCACACAAGGCGGCGCTGCGCTATGCAGACGCGCTGATCTGGTCACCGGGGCGGATCAGTCCGGCCGTGGCTTCCGGTGTGCGGGAGCACTTCTCGCGTGAGCAGGCCCGCGAGCTGACACTGGACGTGATGCGCAACGCCAGCAACAAGATCGCGGTGTCGTTGAAGGCCGACGCAGCGCGTGTCGAGGAAGGCACCGAGCGCTACCTCATCGACGCGGACGGTCAGACCGTCTTCGCCTGA
- a CDS encoding metallopeptidase TldD-related protein encodes MIPAQQVVELALQAATVDETIVIVTDRAEASLRWAGNSMTTNGVSTTRSTTVISIVRKGNTSHTGAVRSSDVNPGAISVLVAAAEHAAHAAPEARDSAPLLTGSGLPDDWNEPVAETGAAVFADVAESLSGGFGRADRLYGYAHHVVETTFLATSTGIRRRFTQPTGTVEINAKRDGASAWAGISTPWFTEVPTDSLLEDLAMRLGWAKRTVELPAGRYETLMPPSTVADMMIYLGWSMDGRGAEEGRTAFSAPGGGTRVGERLTELPLTMYSDPFAKGLECTPFVAATSSSETISVFDNGLDIGRVDWIRDGSINALAYPRAAAAEFATTPAVPADNLLMTGGSAELADMVAATERGLLLTTLWYIRTVDPTTLLLTGLTRDGVYLIEDGEVTGAVNNFRFNESPLDLLRRATEAGVPEQTLPREWGDWATRAVMPTLRIPDFHMSSVSQAQ; translated from the coding sequence ATGATTCCCGCCCAGCAAGTCGTCGAACTGGCGTTGCAGGCCGCTACCGTCGACGAAACGATCGTCATCGTCACCGATCGCGCCGAGGCCTCCCTGCGGTGGGCCGGGAACTCGATGACCACCAACGGTGTTTCGACCACCCGGTCGACCACCGTGATCTCGATTGTGCGCAAAGGCAATACATCCCACACCGGCGCCGTGCGCAGCAGTGACGTCAACCCGGGCGCGATCTCGGTGTTGGTGGCAGCAGCCGAACATGCCGCGCATGCCGCTCCCGAGGCCCGCGACAGCGCTCCGCTGCTTACCGGCAGCGGCCTGCCCGACGACTGGAACGAGCCCGTGGCCGAAACGGGCGCAGCGGTGTTCGCCGATGTCGCGGAGTCGTTGTCGGGCGGCTTCGGCCGCGCCGACCGGTTGTACGGCTATGCCCACCACGTCGTGGAGACGACGTTCCTGGCCACCTCGACCGGAATCCGCCGGCGCTTCACCCAGCCGACCGGGACCGTGGAGATCAACGCCAAACGCGACGGCGCCAGTGCGTGGGCGGGCATCAGCACGCCGTGGTTCACCGAAGTCCCGACCGACTCGCTGCTCGAGGATCTGGCAATGCGGCTCGGTTGGGCGAAGCGAACCGTCGAACTGCCCGCCGGGCGCTACGAAACGCTGATGCCGCCGTCGACGGTCGCCGATATGATGATCTACCTCGGCTGGTCGATGGACGGCCGCGGCGCGGAAGAGGGCCGGACGGCCTTTTCGGCGCCCGGTGGCGGCACCCGGGTCGGGGAGAGGCTCACCGAGCTGCCGCTGACCATGTACTCCGACCCGTTCGCCAAGGGCCTGGAGTGCACACCGTTCGTCGCGGCCACCAGCAGCTCGGAGACGATCTCGGTGTTCGACAACGGGCTGGACATCGGGCGCGTCGACTGGATCCGCGACGGTTCGATCAATGCGCTGGCCTATCCGAGAGCCGCGGCGGCCGAGTTCGCGACGACACCGGCCGTTCCGGCCGACAACCTGCTGATGACCGGTGGCAGCGCGGAACTCGCCGACATGGTGGCCGCCACCGAGCGCGGCCTGCTGCTGACCACGCTGTGGTACATCCGCACCGTCGACCCGACGACGCTGCTGCTGACCGGGCTGACCCGTGATGGTGTGTACCTGATCGAAGACGGTGAGGTCACCGGCGCGGTCAACAACTTCCGCTTCAACGAGAGTCCGCTGGATCTACTGCGGCGGGCCACCGAGGCCGGTGTTCCCGAGCAGACGCTGCCGCGCGAGTGGGGCGACTGGGCCACCCGTGCGGTGATGCCGACCCTGCGAATCCCCGACTTTCACATGTCCTCGGTCAGCCAAGCGCAATAA